A genomic segment from Microtus pennsylvanicus isolate mMicPen1 chromosome 21, mMicPen1.hap1, whole genome shotgun sequence encodes:
- the LOC142839559 gene encoding large ribosomal subunit protein eL20-like, with amino-acid sequence MLCDSGEIVYCGQVFEKSPLRVKNFGIWLRYDSRSGTHNMYREYRDLTTAGAVTQCYRDMGARHRARAHSIQIMKVEEIAAGKCRRPAVKQFHDSKIKFPLPHRVLRRQHKPRFTTKRPNTFF; translated from the exons ATGCTTTGTGATTCCGGGGAGATTGTGTACTGTGGGCAGGTATTCGAGAAGTCCCCCCTGCGCGTGAAGAACTTCGGCATCTGGCTGCGCTATGACTCCCGCAGTGGGACACACAACATGTACCGCGAGTATCGCGACCTGACCACTGCTGGGGCTGTCACACAGTGCT ACCGAGACATGGGTGCCCGGCATCGTGCCCGTGCACACTCCATCCAGATCATGAAGGTGGAAGAGATTGCCGCCGGCAAATGTCGCAGGCCAGCTGTCAAGCAGTTCCATGACTCCAAGATCAAGTTCCCGCTGCCCCACCGTGTTCTGCGGCGCCAGCACAAGCCTCGCTTCACTACCAAGAGGCCTAACACCTTCTTCTAG